The DNA segment AGCCATCTGCACCATTGTGGTAATGCGAAAAATCCAATCGTCAGTATCGTAGGCTGATGCGAACCACGAGAAATTGGTCCAAGCCCAACAAATGCAAAAGCTCGCGAATCCGAACCCAATCAATGCAGTGGAGTAGTGGCCTGCTGCCAATGCATGTGCGAGTTGGGTAGCAGCAAACGCGAAGCAGGTCGCGAAGGTCAGGTCGAACAATAGTTCGAGAGACGAGGCAACGCGGTGTGTTTCGTGCGGATCGCGCCCGGACATCCGCCGTAGGTGATGGTGAAGAGCTTTAGTAACAGACGCCGATGTGCTCATGCGTGATCCCTCGTTGGCAAGCGCCATGTATCAAAGGTGGTTTGAAAAGTTATGTTCAACGTGACTCGCATAGGTCATTTCGCTTCCCGCGCGTGACGCCACAAAGAGGTTGGCTCAAGGAGTCGGCTATTCAGACACGTCCGCGTCAAGACGCATGCGCCGAATATCGCGCGAAGGGGGCGAGCCAAACAGTCGCTTATATTCCCGGCTGAATTGCGAGGCGCTTTCGTAGCCGACAAGGTTGCTGGCTTCGCCTGCGTCGAAAGCCTGGTTCAACATCAATTGCCGAGCCTCTTGCAGGCGCATTTGCTTTTGGAACTGCAGAGGACTCATACCGGTGATATCGCGAAAGTGCTGACGGAACGTTGATGGAGTCATGTGCGCGTGAGCGGCCAGGTCATCCAGATTCAAAGCTTGTTTGAAATTCTTCCTGAGCCAGGAAAGGGTTTGGGCCATTCGCTGACGCGGCGTGCCATCGGCAATGATGTGGCGAAGTTGGGAACCTTGGGGACCAGCTAACAAACGGACGACGATTTCTTGCTGAAGCAGTGGCGCAAGTGGGCTTACCAATTGCGGCTCGTCCAGTAGCCGTACCAGTCGCAAAAACGCATCGAATAAAGCAGGCTCCAGCTTGTGGACAGAGATTGGCTCATAGGCGGTCTCGGGCGAAGACGGCAACTCCATCTCATAGGCCACTTGCGCAATCTGGCGAATGTCCAGCTTCAGCATCATACCCAGCAGTGGTTCGCTGCGAGATGCCCGCGTGACGTGGGCAGTCACTGGCATGTCGAAAGTCGACAGCATCAATTGGCCAGGCCCGTAATTGTGCACCTTGTCGCCGACCATGATTTGCTTATAGCCCTGGGTAATGACGCCTATGCCCAGGTTATAGATGCAAGGCATCGGCTCGCTAACGCCATGACGGCGATGCATTGTCAGCGCGGGAAACGCTGTAGTGAAATCACCGTCAGTGCTGGCAAAACGCTGAATCGCGGCGGACAACTCTGCTGCCTGAGGGACATTTGCGGTTTT comes from the Pseudomonas shahriarae genome and includes:
- a CDS encoding AraC family transcriptional regulator produces the protein MHDDQGSKTANVPQAAELSAAIQRFASTDGDFTTAFPALTMHRRHGVSEPMPCIYNLGIGVITQGYKQIMVGDKVHNYGPGQLMLSTFDMPVTAHVTRASRSEPLLGMMLKLDIRQIAQVAYEMELPSSPETAYEPISVHKLEPALFDAFLRLVRLLDEPQLVSPLAPLLQQEIVVRLLAGPQGSQLRHIIADGTPRQRMAQTLSWLRKNFKQALNLDDLAAHAHMTPSTFRQHFRDITGMSPLQFQKQMRLQEARQLMLNQAFDAGEASNLVGYESASQFSREYKRLFGSPPSRDIRRMRLDADVSE